AAAATTAAgtcactcaaaagaaaagcGTCAGATAccaatggaaataaaacaactccAGGACTACTAATATGATTAGAGAAAGCTAAGTCACAgctgttgaaaatgtttatttgtcgTTTACTAGCGATTGGATTCCTTTGAAAACCTCTATGCGATCAGCAGTAGGACTCGACTCAGTTCATGTTTGCtgatttttatgactttgacTCTGTTTACACGTCTacaactatttttattttatttaattaaaataatgaaatttaaCTAATtacatacaataaataaataccatcGATAGATATGAGTATTTCTATCAATGGGtggattattttattcaatGGTGCAGACaatgattttttgtttctgctgaagcaactcaagtctatttttctgcttctcaaTCACGAATAACCCTAAATGTTATGCACACAATGTTCGATAAAGaacaacttctgttttttatttctttatgtttgaCAAGCTTAGACGccacactttcagaatctgtaaataactcaaaatgcccAAGTAAACGTGTTCATGGTTTTGTCGTGGTCagtcacatttaccaaaaagCACGACTCTTCTCAGTTGGATgataacagaaaacaacaatatgtGAGTTAAGAGACtactattttcatttcaggttgcatTATATATTAAGATGTGTCGTGGGGCAATTTAAGAGGTCCGTGACTGAGTGTTAAATGGGTTAAGGGCTCCTCAGCCTAAAGAAGTACTGGTCTTGAAGTATAACTAAAgactttttattcaaaacttaCTAGTAATTAGAATCTGATTTGAGTCTCTCAggatttaagtaaatatttcccACATATCTACTTCAGTGGGTGAATACAAGTTTTATGCTGCACTCAACCCACTGCCTGATACAgtatgcatatttttcatttcagacgATAACAGCATGACTATATTTTAGCCCATGTATCATGACATTTCCTACAATCCTTtgagttgtgtgttttttttttttattatttgaacatttctctatgttaatgtttttctttgcgcttttgtttgcttctttcaTCTCGTTTCTGTGTAGGAGGTTTTCAGAGAGCAGCGACAAAGGCTGGTTCCGCTCCTTATTTGTGCACAAGGTGGATGCGAGGAAAGATGCCCACTCCAACCTGCTGTCAAAGAAAGAGACCAGCAACCTGTATAAAATCCAGTGTAGGCACACGGTATTTTACTAACATACAAAGAGAGGGTTATTGCCTTTAAATGTGGGGTTGCTGAGGTTCAAAGACgtgtgaaaaatacaaaaagaggatttctgttttttgtctaTTTAGCCACATATCTCTACagaaaacagctaaataaattgtgtttgtttaaatccAGTCTTTGCTGAACCACAGGGACCTGAGAGCAAACTAAAATTTTCATTACACATGTACAAGAAGTGGGCGGCTGCCAAGTTGATAACATGATGTATCAATTTTATACCTTTTTATGACATCAGAAAAAATAGTCTTTTCTTTAGAGTCTTAGATCATAACTGTGTCTGTCTCCTGAGAAGAAATTACCATTTTTCTCCAGACTTTGATCTTTTATGCAGCGTACATCATGCTGTGCAGAGATTTCAATTGGAACATTCTATCAGCCATAGCCTATAACCTTGTGCCAGTGAAACAGCTTTGTATATAAAGTCTGCTGAATTGAGGTGTGAAATTACTTTGTTGGAGAATTTGAttgtgtattttaaaagaaaacataagcTTTGATAACTAtgtctctcttttcttttcttcttttgttaaGTTCACAACGTCAAACCCGAGTGCCTGGATGAGTACAACAACCTGGAGTGAGTGTTACCTGGtgtgaaatattacttttattaaCTTCGCTTTCcttcttgtgttttctgtcatagattttaaggttttttttcttacttcttcaATATATTATGTCAAACTGTGTTGTCAGTTTAACCTTTGAAGAATAGAGAGCTATAAAGCACTTAAAGATGGCATCAGATTTGCACTCCTGCATAATGTTTACTGAGGTTTCAATAACTTATTTGCTAGTGACAGGGTTTGGTTCCAAATGATTGTTAGGAAAGGCCAGATGATGCAAATTTTAGAGAGCTATAAATAGCCTGACTGTATAAACCTTGGCCTCTGCAATGAGAAAACTGTGGACTCTTCTAAACTGCTGCTTTAGCACTGGGAGATTTAAAATTATGAATACAGGAGAATACAGTAAGAAGATACCAAAGTAGTTTTTTCATCGATTATGATGTTGCATGAGGCCTTAAAGGAAATCTGCTTGTAAAAGTTGCTTAAAAGACAAATCACCTGCAGAAAGAATTAGTAGATGTGATGGATTATGCTGCTGAGCAGCCACAGCAGGCGCAGACATTGCATCCATGAAAAGGTTATCAGGACATTCCCTCCATCAGCAGGATCAATTTACAGTCACATGTTTGCAAATGAAAACCTTACATATTTGGGAAACATAcaatgtcttgcaaaagtattcagaccattaactttttcacagtttgatatgttacaatcacaaacttaaGAGCATTTCACTACAATTTTATGGTAGACCAACCCAAATGTATATtgcataatgtttttaaattcttggattatttatttatattcaaatatCTTAGTCAAGATTTTGTAGTACCAGATTTTGTTGCAATTATAGCTTCAGGTATTTTGGGTGAAATAGCCCAAGCTATTTTCAATGGacttagatttttatgttttgccacATATTCTCAATTGGAATTTGGTCTGAACTTTGATAGGGCTATTTTCACAAATGCTTTCATCTATGCAGTTGTAACTCTGCCTGGATGTTAGGAGTCATTCTCCTGATGGAAAATTTAACTTTTGagtttctccatttttttcaatctgagaagttttttaatgaaatttccTACAACAGTAAGGACTTCTAATGCAACACTGGCTGCCACAGGAAACCCACCGCACAtcgtatttttgttttcaacctCCTGAGTAGGGATGACTCATTCATGTTGCGTGAATCTTGCAGCTAGCTAAATTCATGCAACATGTGTTTATCGACACCAAGCCCTAAAATTGCTAACAAAAATCAtagatttaactgaaaaatatttgttttacctGAATGCAAATGTTAACtttgcatgtgttttatttgttgcagaCAGACCCAGTGATTATTCTTGATTAGATAATCTGTTCCATCTTAACATGTAATTGAGTAGCTCTACTTGCATTGAAGTTAGTAGTCATAACATTGCAAAATGGAAATCAAGTTAAAGgtttgtgaatactttttcgaTGATGAAttataaatgatgaaaacatgatGAATCCACACCCTTTGGATTAATCATGCTTCTGTTTTGTAGAAATAGACCATAAACCAATAACCTGTGTTTATTCTGGCCGCTTTTGATTACTTAGATTGTAAACAAAAGTCAACATCTTATGGACTGATAGATAACAACAGAGACTGTCAATATTATGTGATATCCAATTAGTTTGCTCTTGATACTTACACTGATGGATGATGAAATTTAAACAtccttatatttttttgtcttttgttatattttgtctgACACAGAATGggctaaaaatataaaaatgaactctttttttctcaacttttgGAGAATATAACGCTGATTTGCCTTTAGCAAAACAATATATTAGATTATGTTTGATAGAAGCATATTTGAGTGGAGTAACTTGCTTTGATATATTATCTAAACAGTactttataaatacaaaaaaactacaCTGATTATGTTTTATACCGTTTACTGATCCTTTTTGTGCTGATGGTAGGGCTGAAGTGCAAAGAAGACTACATCAGGATCAAGATTTCCCATGTGAAGTAGTTGGAAGCTGGAATATCTGGTATGGAGAGCAGGATCAAGCCGGTAAGCTGAAGTGAAAGCTTAAATGGGAACTGACAGAAACTTTACAAGACAGATAAGTTGGATTGATCCTAGATCCTGCAGGAGAaaattcatttttctgtctcagTGCCTCAAACACTTGCTTGAAGTGGCTTCACTTTGATCATAATCTGTTTGGAAGAGCATGACTGAAGCCTGCAGAAGCACAGATACTTCCCCTGATGAGTCGACACATTGTCTTTCTTTCTACAGATGATCCTTTACAGTTTATGGTGTACATTAGGAGCGTTCAGAAAAAATGAGAGCTCGAAATGAGATGAAGGTTTTGTATGCCACAGCTGTGTGGGTGGAATGTGCCTTAGTGAAGGGCTACAGTGACATCTGCTGTTCTTGTTGCTCAGTGCATCTGTGGCGATATAGAGGAGGCTATCCAGCTCTGACTGATTGCCTGCAGAAATTAAGAGTCAACAAGGTATGATGtaagcagttttattttccaactgTAACAGACCAACAAATTGTTTCATTCGTCTATATCttcatgcattttgttttcaattaacAACCATTTTAGGAGTACTTGGAGTTCCGGAAAGAGAGGGCTAAAATGTTGATTTCAAGGCAAAATCAGCTTCTTCTGGAGTTTAGCTTTTGGAATGAACCTTTACCAAGAAAAGGACCAAACCTCTATGAACTACGCACCTACAATCTCAAGGTAATTTGTGTTGGTCCCTTCAGGTTGCTGCTTGATgtggaaaactaaaataaaatgttaattttccaTTGCGTTTCAGAAAGGAAATTGTAGCCAGATGTTGCTGATTAGATGCACTAGTTGGCAACAGTGGCGACTTCTTCTTTAAAAGAATGGTTTAAGCAGTTTTCTGGGAAACACCAGAAAACTACCTAATGAAGACAGTGCTAATGCAATGCAGGGACGATCTACACAAATCTACAAAAGAATGGGTTCGAAATAAAATAATCAGGGCATTTTCAGTGATCCATGCAAAGTCCAAGCTTAACTACAGTGCTTCTGTGGAGCCTTAAGAGAGCtgtgcagaaataaaagcttgcaAACCTTCTtgaacagaaaatattgaaaacaaaagtgtaCCAAAATGTCTCCAGGACAATGTGAGATACTGATAGGAAATTTAGTTCAAGTTAAATGTGGTACTATTGACTCACTGGAAATAGTTTGTTTTCTCATGACTATAATGAGACTAATGAGAACTATTTTCCGATGACTGTGATTATTCACCATTTGCATTCAATGGTGTTTACTTTTCACATTGAAATTATATGAATTGTATCGGTTGAAGCTTATTGTGTGAGCTCACCGCTAAGGTAAATTTGTAATCACTTCTACTACTGTGATTGCTAGTAATCAGACACAAATATGGCAGGATATTGACTGTTGTCTGCAAATAACAGTATTTTCACCTTAGACTTGATGTACTTTTTCTGAGTTTCCCTGCTgcataatttctattttttcataGCTGACTCACTCAGTGAGGGAGTCACTTCTTTATTCCCAGGAAAGAAAGCAAACAGATCACCTCTGTTTGCAGCTAGTGCTTCACTTGCTCTTGCATGTAGACTCaagatacaaaaacatttttcctgatgAAATTACagacatatataaaatataaatgacatgcatgaattaaattaaagctgtCGGTCTTTGCTCTTCTGTCTTTCAGCCTGGAACCATGCTTGAATGGGGCAATCGCTGGTAAGACAAGTTTCACTTGCCTGAAATGTAACA
The genomic region above belongs to Xiphophorus maculatus strain JP 163 A chromosome 12, X_maculatus-5.0-male, whole genome shotgun sequence and contains:
- the nipsnap1 gene encoding protein NipSnap homolog 1 produces the protein MATSCRSVQSAGHVLYRCSVYLHQASRRFSESSDKGWFRSLFVHKVDARKDAHSNLLSKKETSNLYKIQFHNVKPECLDEYNNLEAEVQRRLHQDQDFPCEVVGSWNIWYGEQDQAVHLWRYRGGYPALTDCLQKLRVNKEYLEFRKERAKMLISRQNQLLLEFSFWNEPLPRKGPNLYELRTYNLKPGTMLEWGNRWARAIKHRQENNEAVGGFFSQIGDLYVVHHLWAYESLQSREETRNSAWQKEGWDVNVYYTVPLVRSMESRLMIPTKSSPLQ